From a region of the Gossypium raimondii isolate GPD5lz chromosome 10, ASM2569854v1, whole genome shotgun sequence genome:
- the LOC105776025 gene encoding uncharacterized protein LOC105776025, protein MLFRQNSLSPLDSQPAAATTHPSQPLSVAQLNPCNRQSVARLASSAIGSQLRSKLVIAVSHPEIYSAGKIHPPLTLHRHPMCAEVIEEFQKCHLEHPITKFFGECTELKIKLDRCFRQEKALKRKANFEQSKKLKERLQALRKETAENDS, encoded by the exons ATGCTGTTCAGGCAGAACTCACTCTCTCCACTCGATTCTCAGCCGGCAGCCGCTACAACCCATCCCTCACAGCCTCTTTCCGTCGCTCAACTCAACCCTTGTAATCGGCAGTCAGTCGCGCGGCTTGCAAGCAGTGCAATTGGTAGTCAGTTGCGCAGCAAGCTCGTCATCGCCGTCTCACACCCTGAG ATATATTCTGCTGGAAAAATTCACCCTCCTCTGACTTTACACAGGCATCCTATGTGTGCTGAA GTCATCGAGGAATTCCAAAAGTGTCATTTAGAGCATCCAATAACTAAATTCTTCGGTGAATGTACAGAATTAAAGATAAAGCTCGATCGCTGTTTCCGGCAGGAA AAAGCTTTGAAGAGGAAGGCTAATTTTGAACAGAGTAAGAAACTGAAAGAAAGACTTCAGGCGTTAAGGAAGGAAACTGCTGAAAACGATTCATGA
- the LOC105776023 gene encoding uncharacterized protein LOC105776023, with protein MEDSVLLREWFDRVDSGKTGSITATQLKSAFAIGNLNFPLSVVQQMIRMYDFDRNGTMSFEEFLALNKFLVKVQQAFSDLERNRGFLATNDVYEAISKIGFVLDSPAFYTACESFDQKKNGRLHLDDFISLCIFLQSARNMFNAFDTGKQGRVTLDLNQFVYCTASCRI; from the exons ATGGAGGACAGTGTGCTTCTACGAGAGTGGTTCGACCGAGTTGACTCAGGGAAAACTGGAAGCATCACCGCTACTCAACTCAAG AGCGCTTTCGCCATCGGTAATCTCAACTTTCCTCTTTCTGTCGTTCAACAAATGATCAG gATGTATGATTTTGATAGAAATGGTACCATGAGCTTTGAAG AATTCCTTGCTCTCAACAAGTTCCTCGTCAAG GTCCAGCAAGCCTTCTCAGACTTAGAGAG GAATCGTGGATTCCTTGCAACCAATGATGTTTATGAG GCAATAAGCAAAATTGGGTTCGTTTTGGATTCTCCTGCATTCTACACAGCATGTGAG AGCTTTGATCAGAAGAAGAATGGGAGATTGCATCTGGATGACTTCATATCACTTTGTATATTTTTGCAGTCTGCTCG AAACATGTTTAATGCATTTGACACGGGAAAACAAGGGAGGGTTACTCTTGATCTGAATCAGTTTGTCTACTGCA CCGCCAGCTGTAGAATATGA
- the LOC128033808 gene encoding uncharacterized protein LOC128033808: protein MGNVDNSIISSTLRTVKLETQYLISTKLLPFHISVTAVQSIASSKKSSISCYLFSLQTFRENLFNLGASAIFPLVRVYCRLLLLPPGLSSRLKSRPSIPEPPDPKPIWKIFRRQLRQNKLLPLCSLHVVSAFYQHLRLSMMNKISSQNCMMNKST from the exons ATGGGGAATGTTGATAATAGTATTATAAGCAGCACTTTGAGGACTGTAAAGTTG gAAACCCAATACCTGATCTCCACTAAATTGTTGCCTTTTCACATCTCTGTAACAGCAGTCCAATCGATAGCCAGTTCAAAAAAATCTTCCATTTCCTGCTATCTCTTTTCCTTGCAAACCTTCCGTGAAAACCTCTTCAATCTGGGTGCCTCGGCCATCTTTCCTCTTGTTCGGGTCTATTGTAGACTATTACTGCTCCCTCCAG GACTGTCTTCGAGGCTAAAATCTCGCCCATCAATCCCCGAACCACCAGACCCGAAGCCGATTTGGAAAATCTTCCGTCGACAGCTGCGTCAAAATAAATTGCTACCCTTGTGTTCCCTTCATGTTGTCTCTGCCTTCTATCAACATCTGAG ATTGTCCATGATGAATAAGATTAGCAGTCAGAACTGCATGATGAATAAATctacttaa
- the LOC105776022 gene encoding ketol-acid reductoisomerase, chloroplastic yields MAATTFSPSFSTPSLNSSSRAHKTLTNPNLGFLASVSRSLRSLKATRLTTDNACGSAMASRMVSVPAVQTHISLDFETFVFKKEKVSLAGQDEYIVRGGRDLFKLLPDAFKGIKQIGVIGWGSQGPAQAQNLRDSLADAKSDIIVKVGLRKGSRSFDEARAAGFSEENGTLGDIWETISGSDLVLLLISDAAQADNYEKIFSYMKPNSILGLSHGFLLGHLQSKGLDFPKNISVIAVCPKGMGPSVRRLYVQGREINGAGINSSFGVHQDVDGRATDVALGWSVALGSPFTFATTLEQEYKSDIFGERGILLGAVHGIVESLFRRYTENGMSEDLAYKNTVECITGIISKTISTQGMLAVYNSLSEEGKREFETAYSASYYPCMDILYECYEDVASGSEIRSVVLAGQRFYEKDGLPAFPMGKIDQTRMWKVGERVRKARPSGDLGPLYPFTAGVYVALMMAQIEILRKKGHSYSEIINESVIEAVDSLNPFMHARGVSFMVDNCSTTARLGSRKWAPRFDYILTQQALVAVDKGTPINQDLLSNFLSDPVHGAIEVCAQLRPTVDISVTPDADFVRPELRQSGN; encoded by the exons ATGGCGGCTACTACCTTCTCTCCTTCCTTCTCCACTCCCTCGCTCAATTCTTCCTCCAGAGCCCACAAAACTTTAACCAACCCTAATCTAGGCTTTTTGGCCTCAGTTTCGAGATCCTTGAGGTCTCTCAAAGCAACCAGGCTGACTACTGATAATGCTTGTGGCTCAGCTATGGCCTCTCGTATGGTCTCCGTTCCTGCCGTCCAGACACACATATCTCTCGATTTTGAGACCTTTGTCTTCAAGAAGGAGAAAGTCTCCCTCGCTGGTCAGGACGAG TACATTGTGAGAGGAGGAAGAGATTTGTTTAAGTTGCTGCCTGACGCTTTCAAAGGGATTAAGCAGATTGGTGTTATTGGTTGGGGTTCGCAG GGACCCGCTCAAGCTCAAAATTTAAGGGATTCTCTTGCTGATGCAAAATCTGATATCATTGTCAAG GTTGGACTCAGGAAGGGTTCTCGTTCTTTTGACGAAGCTCGTGCTGCTGGGTTCTCTGAAGAGAATGGCACTTTGGGTGATATATGGGAAACTATTTCTGGAAGTGATCTTGTGTTACTGTTAATTTCTGATGCTGCACAG GCAGACAATTATGAGAAGATATTCTCCTACATGAAACCAAATAGCATCCTGGGGCTTTCACATGGCTTTCTTCTTGGACACTTGCAGTCAAAGGGACTTGATTTTCCAAAGAACATTAGTGTAATTGCTGTGTGCCCCAAAGGAATGGGTCCATCTGTAAGGAGACTCTATGTCCAAGGCAGGGAGATCAATGGTGCTGGAATCAATTCTAGTTTTGGAGTCCATCAG GATGTTGATGGTAGAGCTACTGATGTTGCCTTGGGGTGGTCGGTCGCCCTTGGATCACCTTTCACCTTTGCTACTACTTTAGAGCAGGAATACAAGAGTGACATCTTTGGGGAGCGGG GCATTCTTCTTGGTGCTGTTCATGGAATTGTGGAGTCTTTGTTTAGAAGATACACTGAAAATGGAATGAGTGAGGATCTTGCTTACAAAAACACTGTTGAATGCATTACAGGAATTATATCAAAGACCATCTCAACACAG GGCATGTTGGCTGTATACAACTCCTTGTCCGAAGAGGGAAAAAGGGAATTTGAGACTGCCTATAGCGCATCTTATTACCCGTGCATGGATATACTGTATGAGTGCTATGAAGATGTAGCCAGCGGAAGTGAAATCCGCAGTGTTGTATTGGCTGGGCAACGGTTTTAT GAGAAGGATGGTCTCCCTGCTTTTCCAATGGGAAAAATTGATCAGACACGCATGTGGAAAGTTGGTGAGCGAGTCCGAAAGGCACGCCCATCTGGTGATTTAGGGCCATTGTATCCTTTTACTGCCGGTGTCTATGTGGCCTTGATGATGGCTCAG ATCGAGATATTGAGGAAGAAAGGACACTCGTACTCTGAGATCATCAACGAGAGTGTGATTGAGGCAGTGGATTCCTTAAATCCATTTATGCATGCTCGTGGAGTTTCCTTCATGGTTGATAACTGCTCTACCACAGCACGATTGGGATCCAGGAAATGGGCCCCACGGTTTGATTACATCCTAACCCAACAGGCTTTGGTGGCTGTCGACAAGGGCACTCCCATCAACCAAGATCTTCTCAGCAACTTCTTGTCAGACCCAGTGCATGGTGCCATCGAAGTCTGTGCTCAATTGAGGCCGACGGTTGACATTTCAGTGACCCCCGATGCTGATTTTGTGCGACCGGAGTTGCGTCAATCTGGCAATTGA
- the LOC105778503 gene encoding putative leucine-rich repeat receptor-like serine/threonine-protein kinase At2g24130: MAYIRLIFFLLLQHLVSSNHHHSLLQDKAALLAFKKSIFDPKSALTNWIDVVPVCNFSGITCNKQHHRVQEINLSGYGLGGKISPFLSNLTGLRHLKLNENHFYGAIPPELSSLRRLTMFIVMENYLTGSLPPSFFSNCTNLLVIDASVNNFTGQIPDQIGDCPDLWSLNLYNNQFTGELPASLANISLYSLDVGYNLLSGELPSDLVRKWPDLGNLYLSYNKMTSHDNNTNLYPFFAALRNCSNLSEVGLVGMQLGGRLPTSIAHPTLRLLDLQDNHISGPIPREIGNLTNITMLSLTSNLLNGTIPEEISLLSMLEQLFLSHNFLSSRIPATLSKLNHLGLIDLSSNKFSGEIPPSLGDLGQLRFLFLNNNLLSGSIPPKLLNCRNLNMLDLSYNQLTGRIPPEIAELREIRISINLSHNHLQGLLPIELSKLENVLEMDLSSNNLSGNIFPQISSCIAVTIINFSHNNLQGQLPDSLGDLRSLQVFDVSRNNISGKIPMSLSKINLTFLNLSFNDFNGMIPSGGIFNSFTNMSFLGNPSLCGVASSRPICPHKKHWFRSRMFLVIFVIIIVVSVLLSTVCCMIGIRHIKLMVSSRKIEGSRRKSAALKITQNFPRLTYKELSDATGGFDEHKLIGTGSYGRVYKGVLPDDTSIAVKVLHLQSGNSIKSFNRECQVLKRIRHRNLIRIITACSLPDFKALVLPYMANGSLDSRLYPHSESGFSDLTLTQRVSICSDIAEGMAYLHHHSPVRVIHCDLKPSNVLLNDDMTALVSDFGIARLVTTAGNGGGGGGGGAIDNMGTSTANILTGSVGYIAPEYGFGSNTSFRGDVYSFGVVVLEMVTRKRPTDDMFVGGLNLQKWVKNHYHGRLEKVVDSCLVSDSRDQSAEVKRMWEVAIEELIELGILCTRETPSNRPTMLDAADDLDRLKRYLSGDSTVTFASSLGISSSTLSND; encoded by the exons ATGGCATacattagattaattttttttcttctcctccaGCATTTGGTTTCATCTAATCATCATCATTCTTTGCTTCAAGACAAGGCTGCACTTCTGGCATTCAAGAAATCGATATTTGATCCTAAATCCGCACTTACCAACTGGATAGATGTTGTTCCTGTCTGCAACTTCAGTGGCATCACATGTAACAAGCAACATCACCGTGTGCAGGAAATCAACCTGTCTGGATACGGACTTGGGGGGAAAATTTCACCTTTCCTTTCAAACCTCACCGGCCTTCGACACCTAAAGCTTAATGAAAACCATTTCTACGGCGCCATCCCCCCAGAACTTTCCTCCCTCCGTCGCCTAACCATGTTTATTGTTATGGAAAACTACTTGACAGGTAGCCTGCCGCCTTCCTTTTTCTCCAACTGCACTAACTTATTGGTCATAGATGCCTCTGTCAACAACTTCACAGGTCAAATTCCTGACCAAATTGGAGACTGTCCAGATTTATGGTCCCTCAATTTATACAACAATCAATTTACAGGCGAACTTCCTGCCTCCCTAGCCAATATTTCACTGTATAGTCTCGATGTGGGATACAATCTTCTTTCAGGTGAACTGCCTTCAGACTTGGTACGGAAGTGGCCTGATCTTGGAAATCTCTAtttatcatataacaaaatgaCCAGTCACGACAACAACACCAACCTCTATCCATTCTTTGCTGCATTGAGAAACTGCAGCAATTTGAGTGAGGTTGGATTGGTTGGCATGCAACTTGGAGGAAGATTACCAACCTCCATCGCTCATCCTACTCTACGCTTGCTAGACTTGCAAGACAACCACATCTCTGGACCCATTCCTCGAGAAATCGGGAACCTCACGAATATTACAATGCTGAGCTTGACGTCCAATCTTCTAAATGGAACAATCCCGGAGGAGATTAGTCTATTGTCAATGCTAGAACAGCTTTTTTTGTCCCACAACTTTTTAAGTAGCAGAATTCCTGCAACATTAAGCAAGCTCAATCATCTCGGTCTGATTGATCTATCAAGCAACAAATTCTCCGGTGAGATTCCACCCAGCTTGGGAGATTTGGGACAACTTCGTTTTTTGTTTCTCAATAACAACCTCCTTTCAGGGTCAATACCACCAAAACTACTAAACTGCAGAAATCTCAACATGCTTGATCTATCCTACAATCAATTGACAGGGAGAATCCCTCCAGAGATAGCTGAGCTACGTGAAATCCGAATATCCATAAATTTGTCACACAATCATCTCCAAGGACTGTTGCCGATCGAGCTCAGCAAGCTAGAAAATGTTTTAGAAATGGATCTTTCATCAAACAACCTCAGTGGGAACATCTTCCCTCAAATATCAAGCTGTATCGCGGTGACTAtcataaatttctcacataACAATCTTCAAGGGCAGCTTCCGGATTCACTAGGTGATCTGAGGAGCCTCCAGGTATTTGATGTTTCAAGAAACAACATATCTGGAAAGATACCAATGAGCCTGAGCAAAATCAACCTCACATTTCTCAATCTTTCTTTTAATGACTTCAATGGAATGATTCCCTCTGGTGGGATCTTCAATTCATTCACAAATATGTCATTCTTGGGCAATCCGAGTTTGTGCGGAGTTGCTTCGAGTAGGCCAATTTGCCCTCATAAGAAACACTGGTTTCGATCGCGTATGTTCCTGGTTATCTTTGTCATAATCATAGTTGTTTCAGTGCTGTTATCCACAGTATGCTGTATGATTGGAATCCGGCACATTAAACTGATGGTTTCCTCCAGGAAAATTGAAGGATCAAGAAGAAAGTCTGCAGCActgaaaataacacaaaatttcCCCAGGCTGACATACAAAGAGTTATCAGATGCCACTGGGGGATTTGATGAACATAAACTAATTGGTACAGGTAGCTATGGGCGTGTTTACAAAGGAGTTCTTCCGGATGACACAAGCATTGCCGTAAAAGTGTTACATTTGCAGTCTGGAAATTCCATAAAAAGCTTCAACAGAGAATGCCAAGTTCTGAAGAGGATTCGGCACAGAAACCTCATTCGAATCATAACAGCCTGCAGTTTACCAGATTTTAAGGCTTTGGTTCTTCCTTACATGGCAAATGGAAGCTTAGACAGCCGTCTCTATCCGCATTCTGAGTCAGGCTTTTCGGATTTGACTCTAACTCAAAGAGTTAGCATTTGCAGTGACATTGCTGAAGGGATGGCCTATCTGCATCACCATTCCCCTGTCAGAGTCATACACTGTGATCTAAAGCCCAGCAACGTTCTCCTAAATGATGATATGACTGCACTGGTTTCCGACTTTGGGATTGCAAGGCTAGTTACCACAGCTGGaaatggtggtggtggtggtggtggtggggCTATAGACAACATGGGAACTTCCACTGCAAATATTTTAACCGGATCCGTAGGTTACATTGCACCAG AGTACGGATTTGGATCAAATACATCCTTCAGGGGAGATGTGTACAGCTTTGGAGTTGTAGTTCTTGAGATGGTGACACGAAAACGACCCACTGACGACATGTTCGTTGGGGGTTTAAACCTGCAAAAATGGGTGAAAAATCACTACCATGGAAGGCTAGAAAAAGTGGTTGATTCATGTCTGGTGAGTGATTCAAGGGATCAGTCAGCTGAAGTGAAACGAATGTGGGAAGTGGCCATTGAAGAACTTATAGAGTTGGGTATTTTATGCACCCGGGAAACTCCATCTAATAGGCCTACCATGCTTGATGCCGCTGACGATCTCGATCGCCTTAAGAGATACCTTAGTGGGGATTCCACTGTCACCTTCGCCTCTTCTCTGGGAATTTCTTCTTCCACTCTAAGTAATGACTAA
- the LOC105775111 gene encoding uncharacterized protein LOC105775111, producing the protein MTESCLTLFVNALGLLLTLLQALNKLPVNLTVLQMCSIGKSVNLLRTHRNVEIQKKARSLVDTWKKRVQVELDAKYGPNQSVPWSDVAKCGIKHYRPSEVAVKSSATQFSATKIGFVKLFQGGTATKSASAMPVPMKASTLPASARTKARNATIVGTSDPQTITRDEKINSSSQSHNNTVMF; encoded by the exons ATGACGGAAAGTTGTCTGACCCTATTTGTAAATGCACT TGGGCTTCTTTTAACCTTACTCCAAGCACTTAATAAGCTACCAGTAAATCTTACAGTTCTGCAGATGTGTAGCATTGGCAAGTCTGTGAATCTTTTGCGTACTCATAGAAATGTTGAAATACAGAAGAAAGCAAGGAGTTTAgttgatacatggaaaaaaAGAGTTCAG GTTGAGTTGGATGCTAAATACGGTCCAAATCAGTCTGTTCCCTGGTCTGATGTTGCTAAATGTGGAATCAAGCACTATAGACCTTCTGAGGTTGCAGTGAAGAGTTCAGCAACACAATTCTCTGCAACTAAAATTGGTTTTGTTAAGCTTTTTCAAGGAGGGACTGCAACCAAGTCTGCTTCTGCAATGCCGGTACCTATGAAGGCATCAACATTGCCTGCTTCAGCCAGAACAAAGGCGCGGAATGCTACTATTGTTGGCACCTCTGATCCTCAAACAATCACAAGGGATGAGAAAATCAACAGTTCTAGTCAATCCCACAACAATACTGTCATGTTCTAG